AACTGGCCTGTTTTTTCAAGTCTTCTCGATCTCGTGCAGCCCCGATTTTTGATTCCAACCCATTATCGAACCGATCGCAAAACCGATCCTGTTCCCGAAGGACATTGGCCTCCCGATGTTACGGATGTGAACGCTTTTATCGAGAGTATCCGCGAACACGCTGGCGACCGAACCCAAATTTTGCCTTTCACTGCTGGCGTCCAGTACGAGGTTGAATTGCCCGATAAAAAAGTTGTGTGGGCGTGGGATTGGCACAATACATGGACTGTGCCCCCGTGGCGAGAGGGATAGGTCCCTGTTTTTATACAGGGTCTTTCAACTGATATGCAATCGCGTAAAATGCCATTGAGTTACCCGTGCGATTTGGCTCGCTGCGATGCCAGGTGTAATTTGTGAAGAAGAGGCCATCGCCCGGTTTCATTTTGACCAGGACTTCATCGGAGTAATCGATCTGATCCAGGGGGATGCGGTGGCGCTTAAAAGGTTCATGGGTTTCGTCGCCATTCACACTGGTTTTTCTGAACATCGGCGGGTCGTCGTAATAAGATTCGTGTGGTACGAGTTCCCAGCCGATATGGCTGCGCGGCATGACCGATAATGCGATGGCATTTTTTCCCACTTCTTGCATCGGGATCCAGCAGTTGCAACCCAATTCGGGATCGATTTTCCAGTACCACGAATCCTGATGAAAATAACTGCATCCACCTTGCTCAGTGTCAATCCATCCGTGTTTAACCCCTATCTGATCTGTGAAGAGTTCTACATCGCCGCCCAAAACTCTCGCCATTGCATTTGCCATATTGCCGTGTTCTGCGACCGTGGCAAATACCTGTTCTTCCAGGCCCGGACGTTGGATGCCCTTGGGTACTGGCTCCCCTGAAGTAGCGCGATATATTTCGGGATTGAGAACTTGAAATCTGCCCTTTTTCCAATCTGGCGGATGATCTACTATTTCCCTTACTCGCGACCAGGCGTTTGCCATGAGTTCGGTGGGGATTAAGCCTTCCACATGGCAGTATCCTTCTTCTCGATACTGTTGGATATGTTGTTCGGTGACTGTGCTCATTCTTTTTCCTTTTAATCGCTTATCCAGTGTCGGAACAGGGGTTTTGCGTTTTCTGGCAATTCCTCGTAAACCTGGCGGGGTACTGGTTCCTGGTCGTTATCGGTCAAGCCGGTTTCATCCACCATCATTTTGCGCTCTTCAGACCCCGGCATCAACACGCGCGTGTTCAACCACCACGGGGCATAGCGAACGACAACGGATACCCGGTCCTCTTGCGATTGATTGGGTGCGGTTGCGTGCCATATCCGACTGTCCAGCACGAGGACGCTTCCCGCCGGACCCGTTGCATTCATCTCGGTTGAATAAGGTTCGAGCGGATCCACATCTATATTTCCAGTTGGATTATTTGACCATCGGTGGCTGCCCGGCACGATCAATGTGCCGCCATTCTCATGGGTAAAGGGAGATAACATCCACAAGGTTGTGATATGCATTACCGCATCTGGATAAGGTGCAAGCACATGTGAGGCGTTGATCTGATTAAACGGCCAGTCTGCATGCCACTTGCCCCGCGGATTGTCCTGGCGGTTGATGGTTGCTGAGACATAAGACACTTTGACAAAGGTACCCAAAAGTGCTTCGAGGATAGCCATCAATCTTGCGTCTGCGAGATAGGGCGCAAGGGACTGGTCATAGCGTATAAATCCCGGCACGTGTCCGATGCCGTCTTTTGCGGCCTTTGCTCTGCCGTGTATCCCGGTCGAATGCCATACGTGGTCGCGTATGGCATCTACCTCATTTTCGGGGATTACGCCTTCTATTACGGTCCAGCCATCTCTGCGGATTCGGTTTAGATCGGTATTCATTGCGTGTCCCTCAAACATCAAATATGATGATCTGCCGGGCGACTCCGCCCGAGATCAGAGCCTTGAACGCATCGTCAATATCATCTAAAGAAATATTGTGTGAGATCATTTCGTCGAGCTTGAGATTGCCCATGAGATACATATCCACATACCGCGGCATATCTACGCGAAAGCGATTGGATCCCATGCTCGATCCCTGAATTTTGCGCTCGCGCAAAAAGTTTTGTCCCGTAAGCTCAATTTTAACGCCTTCGGGAATCATGCCAATTATCGTGGCGGTGCCGCCTTCTTCGAGCATGTAAAAACACTGTTCCGCAGTCTGTTTTAATCCCACGGCTTCAAAAGAGTTGGCCACGCCTTTTCCGCCGGTCAGGTCCATTATTTGCTCAACGGGATCGCCATCGTTGGCATTGACCAGGTCTGTTGCGCCCAATTCTCGGGCCAGTTGCAGTTTGGAAGATATGGTATCTACTGCAATAATACGCCCTGCGCCACCTATTCGCGCACCTTGAACAGCACTCAGTCCAATGCCACCACATCCGACAACGGCTACTGTGCTGCCCGGCTCTACTTTGGCGGTATTGAGCGCGGCACCAACCCCGGTTGTTACGCCACATCCGATCAGGGCCGCTTTGTCCAGTGGCATGTCTTCGCGCACCTTGCACACTGCATTTTCGTGTACCAGCAACTGTTCTGCATAAGAGGCGAGGTTTGCAAATTGGAAGAACGCTTGACCATCCTGGGATAGGCGCGGTTTATCTGTCTCTTTGCGCTGTGTTGATTCTCTATCTTCACATAGATTTGGACGTCCGGTGGTGCAGTAGCGACAATGTCCGCAAAAAACCGATAGACAGGTAATTACGTGGTCGCCGGGTTTTACATAGGTCACGTCTGGCCCGACCGCCTCTACAATGCCCGCTGATTCGTGGCCGAGTATGGCAGGTAG
This DNA window, taken from Gemmatimonadota bacterium, encodes the following:
- a CDS encoding phytanoyl-CoA dioxygenase family protein, encoding MSTVTEQHIQQYREEGYCHVEGLIPTELMANAWSRVREIVDHPPDWKKGRFQVLNPEIYRATSGEPVPKGIQRPGLEEQVFATVAEHGNMANAMARVLGGDVELFTDQIGVKHGWIDTEQGGCSYFHQDSWYWKIDPELGCNCWIPMQEVGKNAIALSVMPRSHIGWELVPHESYYDDPPMFRKTSVNGDETHEPFKRHRIPLDQIDYSDEVLVKMKPGDGLFFTNYTWHRSEPNRTGNSMAFYAIAYQLKDPV
- a CDS encoding phytanoyl-CoA dioxygenase family protein; the protein is MNTDLNRIRRDGWTVIEGVIPENEVDAIRDHVWHSTGIHGRAKAAKDGIGHVPGFIRYDQSLAPYLADARLMAILEALLGTFVKVSYVSATINRQDNPRGKWHADWPFNQINASHVLAPYPDAVMHITTLWMLSPFTHENGGTLIVPGSHRWSNNPTGNIDVDPLEPYSTEMNATGPAGSVLVLDSRIWHATAPNQSQEDRVSVVVRYAPWWLNTRVLMPGSEERKMMVDETGLTDNDQEPVPRQVYEELPENAKPLFRHWISD
- a CDS encoding Zn-dependent alcohol dehydrogenase, with product MKAAVLREAHQPITVEDVEIADPIGREVLIRTAAAGVCHSDVHFQQGLYTCELPAILGHESAGIVEAVGPDVTYVKPGDHVITCLSVFCGHCRYCTTGRPNLCEDRESTQRKETDKPRLSQDGQAFFQFANLASYAEQLLVHENAVCKVREDMPLDKAALIGCGVTTGVGAALNTAKVEPGSTVAVVGCGGIGLSAVQGARIGGAGRIIAVDTISSKLQLARELGATDLVNANDGDPVEQIMDLTGGKGVANSFEAVGLKQTAEQCFYMLEEGGTATIIGMIPEGVKIELTGQNFLRERKIQGSSMGSNRFRVDMPRYVDMYLMGNLKLDEMISHNISLDDIDDAFKALISGGVARQIIIFDV